ttttttttttctttttaagcaaAAAGCgtgttaaaaaaacaaagaccaTAATCTTTTACTAATGATTGATAGTTTGATTAAATGATAAACATATTTGATTAAGACATTAATTATATGAActtatataaaacataattcaacctgattattaaataaaatgatccAATTATTGAATGAGTTATtcatacattatttatttaataattagacaATATTTGGATTTATGTTTTAACTTGACTATTATTCGTATTAGATTTTGGTTGACCTAGTAATAGAATGCCTAAATTTTGGTACGATATGAATACAATCCATTTACATGAATTGTGAACCCTAAAGTACACTTTCCATTAGTGCTTTAATTCCTAACTTGGAGCCGACGAGTATTTCAACTCCATATTTAGGCAAATAAAGTTTATATCAAAACTGTGATTGATAAGAACATAGAGCACTTGGTCATTAACTTAAGACACAAATATGAAAGTAAGCTTCATAATATGACATTAATGGGTGCCATGAACAAACAAATTCACAGAATCTTCAACCATAAGATTAATTTGATTTGTTGAAATGATCTTCTTGGAAATGAGTTGTCATCTATCTTTAGCAAGCTAAGGTACGCATTGACCTAGCAGAAGTTGCCATGAACATCTTCCCAGCAGCCATAGAATTCCATTACGTGCTTATCAAGCAACTGCAACTAGGTAgcatatttatatgtatatatataacgTCTGCTTCAAGATTCAATTGCTTACATAaagttttttaagatataaatcaCCCATTTCACATTCTTTTCAATAAGATTTCTGATTAAATTAATCCCAAGCTTTGATCAAATTACTCAGCTATAAGCCTATAACCATCACTCAACCTCATTTCTAACATATTTGATGCTATTCAACCTAAAAACATGACGcaagtttaaaattaattataaaaaaaaatcgaacACAAATTAAATCTATAAAATAATGCCCCTAGATCGGAGTTaagaattcattttacttagacgaattcatttttaatacttatgtcatatattataagaaaaaaaaatcatgtgaaaaagaaaaatataataaaatagcaAATTGTAACACGTACATTGCTTTacaacaatataataaaatatatttattgactttaataacaataataagataataCAAAGAGCTTGTGGAAATTAATGAAAGAGCAATTGCACCAGATCTGCAGCATAGGCATAGCCGTTTTTGAAGCTTTAATTCAAAAGGATGACAGAGCCTTCTTCCTCTACGCCCTCCCCAGTTATTTCTCTTGTACTAAGGCTCCTCACtttaatttccattttgatAGATCAGAAAAGTTCATGAATTCATGGAAGTTCTTCAAGAGATACAATACAGGCCAAACACTGCGAAATAGGATTACAAGAGAAGATAACACGAAGCTCTTTTATGAGACATTCATGGGTTGCATaggaaataacaaaaattgaaGTGGAAAGTATTCTTTTATTCATCTCTTTTATCTTATACTATTTTTATCACTTCTCTATATAgtgatttctttctttaattaatcACTATCTATGAACTTAATGAAGtgataaaattatgataaaagagGTAGGATTAATTGAGGAATGTACCAAGAAAGAGAGACGGACCACAACGAGCCAAATAATCATTCCTTAAAGACCAATTCCACGAAGAGAGAAGTAAGAGTTATGGTTGGATCTCCCAAAAGAATACCAGCAATTGTCTTGAGAAATACCTTCACTATCCTCATAAAAGAATTGCTACCACTCCCACCACTTCTATTCAAAGAAACCGGAAGAGGAAGCTTCACATTCTCTATTGACAGACATTCATTACTATCCTTACTACCCCCATTCTTCCAGACTTGATTCACCATTTCTGTTGCGCAGTACACATGGAAACGGTAGTTTTTGCACTTGGAGACATAGGACCAACCCCGAATGCCCGAAACACTGCCTGGAGGGTTTCTCTGATTGCACCATATGCACTTTGAAGAAACCGTCCCACGGAGGTGAAATTTAATGCCGTCTATGTCTAATTCATTCGTAAGATTGCGGCAGCATGGGTGCAAATCCCAGCCCTTCTCCTTGCAGTGGTACACAAAGCCATGTATTGGCTTCCCGCAGGCATCACAGTATCTCATGCAGTCTTTGCAGTGGGAATTACAGCATTTTCCCGGACGTTGGTCCAAGAATTTGAAGGTGCGTGCTTTGAAGAACTTGTGGGAAGTGGTGGAGTCGGTGAAGGCACAATCTGGGTGAAGATCGTAGTGGCATAGCTCGCATCGGTATCTTGATCCAAAGCCTTGTTCTCTGCATCCATCGCAGGTGTAAGGCTTCTGATAATTTTTCAGGTCAAGTGGGTGCTGTGGGTGGCTGAAATGAGTGTTTTCAGTGATTGTCATTATGGGGAGCTTCTCAAAAAGTCCTTGATTAGAACCTGTTTATAAGATTTTAGATCAAAGAGGCATGCAGCAGTTCAGCCagatgagaaaaataattcacatgaaaatatatagaaaaatttcatccaaaaggaaaatgaaaattgaggGGATAAAATAAAGAGTGATAGTCCACATACACATATGGGGACAATGATATGTTACCTGGTTGATGAAGCCTTCCAAGAAGatgaagtgatgatgatgatgatgatgatattacCTGGTTGCTGAAAGCCTGAAACcttccaagaagaagaagaagaagaagaattctGTCAGAAAAAAGGACAAGAAGAGAAGCAGAGGAATTAtgaaagaaaggagaagaagaggaaaTACAATGACACACCACTCCTGCACTTGACCATAAATAATATGTGGGCTATTGCAGAAAGTTGTCACTTAACTTATAGGACACTAATAAGCcttatttccctttttctttttctcaaaaaaagaaaagaaaaattgccTATCAACTGAACTGAAACTTCAAGGAACCACCTTAGACCTTTCCCTTTCatttccctttctctttttgtcaaaaataaaaattactaatCATCTGATGGAACTTAAACTTAGAGGTACTACCTTAGACCATttctataataataatgatgatgatcataataataataataataataataataataataaagcctATTTGTGAGACAATTAAGTAGGAGATTTTCCACTATTTCTTTCTAAGAAAAATTTTAGTTGTCTTATTGCTTCCGGAAACCTGAGATATCTGCTCATCCGCGTTATTCTTGAACATGAAACTAGCAAATCAATCCctgatttaaataatttaagaaagtCTTAGATTTTACAACCAATGATTCTTATTCATGGACCATGATCATAAAGGAAGAGgtaaatgatataaatattattcaattaatattattatttttgttcacATTATGTACAAAGGACATTAAATAGAAGACTTGAAAAGACTTGAGAAGTATCCCTATATTTACTCATCTTTTTGTTTATTgatggattgaattttaaatttttggcatttaaaaatattaattgaagtCAATGTGTCCTTCGTTTACCATTGACTGGGTCAACGAGGCGTGTTGGAGTGGGTAGCAAGGAAGTTGTTATGTGTGTATGCATAATTCAAATGGCTTGTATCCTGATAGCAATAAGAATCAGAAGAGGAAGTCGGAGCTTTCCCACTGTTTcttatggaaaattttcttgGTCGTCTTGCCATGGATGATGGTTTGTAGGGCTTCACACCTTATGGTCGGTTGATGAGGCCCGTCTAACCTTTATATACTAACAAAAATGAAGGGGACTTCATGATTAATTGAGATGGAAAGAAGGTTCCTGCCCTGTGACCGACTCCACATACGACAAAGAAACCAATTCCTACCCTCATGGAAAATTAAACGCAAAGATCAATGTCGTTGAGGGACCAAGTCAACTCTCcaatcataatattttaatggCTTTCAATGCCAAATACTACCCCAAGCTTTACATGTGATCCATGTATGCCTCCTCTTCATTTTTCCACGCAACCAAGGATTTCATGGCCGCCGGAAGTGGTAGCTTAAACTGATTGAATGAAGGATGATTAAGGTGGCTTAGTGAGCAAATGGCTAAACTCAAATCTTGATACTTTGAACCTCGACCCTCAGAAAATTGAAACATCATTTCAAGATACAGCTATCACAAAGAGAATATAGACAATCTCTTATACAATATTCTCAATCAAAAGGAACTGCCACAAAATTAGCAGATATTTTTGTTAGTTCTGCAactatatttagaaaaaaaaaaaaaaaaaaaaacatcggAAGCTAGATATGGATCAAATCGTATACTTTGAAAAATTTCTCACAAAAAATTTTCTAGGTCAAtacttatattaatttaatgaaataataaaagtaagAGATTTAGGTggcgtttgttttttggttgatgTCAATGggttacttttagctgaatagaaaaagttaaatattttgactttttctatttagttaaaaaacaaacatcaccttagaATTGTACCATTGTGtgaataagataataattttgaattctacTAAAAACATCTTAAAACTACAAATCCTTTAAAACATCATGGTTCTTTTTCAAT
This DNA window, taken from Vitis riparia cultivar Riparia Gloire de Montpellier isolate 1030 chromosome 13, EGFV_Vit.rip_1.0, whole genome shotgun sequence, encodes the following:
- the LOC117929121 gene encoding uncharacterized protein LOC117929121; protein product: MTITENTHFSHPQHPLDLKNYQKPYTCDGCREQGFGSRYRCELCHYDLHPDCAFTDSTTSHKFFKARTFKFLDQRPGKCCNSHCKDCMRYCDACGKPIHGFVYHCKEKGWDLHPCCRNLTNELDIDGIKFHLRGTVSSKCIWCNQRNPPGSVSGIRGWSYVSKCKNYRFHVYCATEMVNQVWKNGGSKDSNECLSIENVKLPLPVSLNRSGGSGSNSFMRIVKVFLKTIAGILLGDPTITLTSLFVELVFKE